The following are encoded in a window of Panicum virgatum strain AP13 chromosome 5N, P.virgatum_v5, whole genome shotgun sequence genomic DNA:
- the LOC120676438 gene encoding GATA transcription factor 9-like produces MEAAAAAEYGYYGGGAAPRERKPAGCGDHFVVDDLLVLPYDDDEEGDGEAAPGDGEAPPCLQAARVKEEGGLGNFSADSSTVTALDSCGNSFSGLADGDFPREFCEPYDQLAELEWLSNYMGEGDDAFATEDLQKLKLISGGFSPAVNVPPAPVAPAAPASAASAAQTGMFLPEAPVPAKARSKRSRVAPGNWSSRLLVLAPPPASPPSPASMDIAPAESGVSAQAFAAKKPSKPSKKKDGPPVPKAQPSSAPGAQPGGSAASAAGRRCLHCETDKTPQWRTGPLGPKTLCNACGVRYKSGRLVPEYRPAASPTFVMSKHSNSHRKVLELRRQKEVQHQPPHVIAGGGPGGMMHMQSPLLFDGPAAPPVIAGDDFLIHHHLGADYRQLI; encoded by the exons atggaggcggcggcggcggccgagtaCGGCtactacggcggcggcgcggccccccGCGAGAGGAAGCCCGCTGGGTGCGGGGACCACTTCGTCGTGGACGACCTCCTCGTGCTCCcgtacgacgacgacgaggaagggGACGGGGAGGCGGCGCCCGGGGACGGCGAGGCGCCGCCGTGCCTGCAGGCCGCCCGCGtcaaggaggagggcggccTCGGGAATTTCTCGGCCGACTCGTCCACCGTCACGGCCCTCGACAGCTGCGGCAACTCCTTCTCGGGGCTCGCCGACGGGGACTTCCCGAGGGAATTCTGCGAGCCG TACGATCAATTGGCGGAGCTGGAATGGCTGTCCAACTACATGGGCGAGGGAGACGATGCCTTCGCCACCGAGGACCTTCAGAAGCTGAAGCTCATTTCCGGCGGGTTCTCCCCGGCGGTGAACGTGCCACCGGCTCCCGTGGCCCCTGCGGCCCCGGCTTCGGCTGCCTCCGCGGCGCAGACCGGTATGTTCCTCCCGGAGGCTCCGGTCCCCGCCAAGGCCCGTAGCAAGCGCTCCCGAGTCGCGCCAGGCAACTGGTCGTCGCGCCTCCTCGTGCTCGCCCCGcccccggcctcgccgccgtcgccggcgtccatgGACATCGCCCCGGCGGAGTCCGGCGTCTCGGCCCAGGCGTTCGCCGCCAAGAAGCCGTCGAAGCCgtccaagaagaaggacgggCCGCCGGTGCCGAAGGCGCAGCCCTCCAGCGCGCCCGGGGCGCAGCCGgggggctcggcggcgtcggcggcaggGCGGCGGTGCCTGCACTGCGAGACGGACAAGACGCCGCAGTGGAGGACGGGGCCCTTGGGCCCCAAGACGCTGTGCAACGCGTGCGGGGTGCGGTACAAGTCGGGCAGGCTGGTGCCGGAGTATCGGCCCGCGGCGAGCCCCACCTTCGTGATGTCGAAGCACTCCAACTCCCACCGCAAGGTGCTGGAGCTGCGCCGCCAGAAGGAGGTGCAGCACCAGCCGCCGCACGTGATCGCCGGCGGTGGTCCTGGCGGGATGATGCACATGCAGAGCCCGCTGCTGTTCGACGggcccgcggcgccgcccgtcATCGCTGGCGACGACTTCTTGATCCACCACCACTTGGGGGCAGACTACCGGCAGCTTATCTAG